In Nocardioides nitrophenolicus, the genomic window CGGCATCGTGCACCCGGCCGAGCAGTACGAGTCGGACCGCGACCAGCGGCTGGCCCCGATGCACGACGCCCAGGTCAAGCTCGGCGCCTTCTTCTTCGAGACCGCCGGCTGGGAGCGGCCGCACTGGTACGAGTCGAACGCCCCGCTCCTGGAGGTGTACGGCGACGCGGTGATGCCGCGCGAGCACGAGTGGGACGCCCGCTGGTGGAGCCCGATCATCAACGCCGAGCACCTGCGCATGCGCGAGGCCGCCGGAGTGGTGGACCTGTCCGCGTTCGCGGTCTTCGACATCACCGGGCCCGGTGCGCTCGACACCGTGCAGCGCACCTGTGTCGCCCAGTGCGACGTCGCCGTCGGCAAGGTGATCTACACGCCGGTCCTCAACGCCCACGGTGGCTTCCTGTCCGACCTCACTGTGATGCGGCTGGGGGAGGACCGCTTCCGGGTGGTCACCGGCGGTGCGCACGGCATGGCCGACCGCAAGACGTTCAGCGACCAGATCACCGATCCCGCCACCACCCTGGCCGACGTCACCGACCAGGTCTCCACGATCGGGCTGTGGGGGCCGCGCGCCCGCGACATCCTCGCGTCCCTGACCGGCGACGACGTGTCCGACGAGGGCTTCGGCTTCCTGACCTGTCGCGACATCACCGCTGCCGGCGTGCCGGTGCTCGCCTCGCGGATCTCGTACGTCGGCGAGCTGGGCTGGGAGCTCTACGTCGCCATGGACGACGCCGCCCGGCTGTGGGACGCGCTGCTCGAGGCGGGCCAGCCCCATGGCGCCGTGCCGGTCGGCATCGGCGTCTACGGCACCACCGGGAGGATCGAGAAGGGCTACCGCGCCTACGGCTACGAGCTCGACTCGGAGCGCACCATCGTCGAGGCCGGCATGCAGCGCCCGAAGGTGAAGGCCGCCGACTTCGTCGGCAAGGCGGCCTATCTCGCCCAGCGCGACCAGGCGCCGGCCGCGGTGCTGTGCACGATGACGGTCGACGACCACACCTCGGCGTCGGGCATCAAGCGCTACATGCTGGGCGGTGAGCCGATCCTGACCCGCGACGGCGGCGCCCTCACCGACGGGCACGGGCATCACCCCTATGTGACCAGCGCGGGCTCCGCGCCCTCGCTCGGCAAGCACGTGCTGCTGGCCTATCTCCCGCCCGACCAGGCGGTGCTCGGCAACCAGCTCGCGGTGTCCTACATGGAGGAGCTGTACCCGGTCACCGTCGCCTCGGTCGACGCCACGGCGCTGCTCGACCCGGGGAACGAGCGCATCCGATGAGCGAGGCGCTCGACGTCCTGGTCTGCGTGAAGCGGGTCGTCGACTCCACGGGCGAGGTGGTGCTCACCGACGACGAGCAGTCGGTCGACGGGCGCTACGCCGGCTTCACGTTGAGCAACCACGAGGAGTGCGCGGTCGAGCTGGCGGTGCAGATCGCCACCGCGACGGGAGGCAGCGCCTCGGTGCTGACCCTGGGCGAGCCCGAGGCGGTCGACCAGCTGCGCTCGGCGCTCGCGGTGGGCTGTACCGCCGCGACCCACGTCGAGGCCGACCCCGGCGGCTTCGGGCCGGCCGACGTGGCCCGCGAGATCGCGGCCGTGATCCGCGACCACGAGGCTGCCGGGCGGCCGCACGACCTGGTGCTGCTCGGCAACGACGCCGCCGACACCGGCGACTTCCAGGTCGGGATCCGGCTCGCCTACGAGCTCGGCCGACCGGTGGTCAACGGGGCGGCGACGATCGCGGTGGAGGACGGTCACGTCGTCGCCGGCGTCAAGGGGCCCGAGGGCAGGGAGACCTACCGGGTGCCGCTGCCCGCGGTGGTCACCGTGCTCGAGGGCGGCGTGGAGCCGCGCTATCCGACGGTCCCCGGGCGGATGAAGGCGAAGAAGGTCGAGATCGAGCGACGCGCGCCCAGCACCCAGCCGGTGGGCCCGAACCGGCGCCGGCTCCGGCTGCCTCCGCCGCAGCCGAGCGAGGTGCAGGTGCTCGGCAAGGGCGCCGACGCGGCCGCCGCGGTGGTCGACCTGTTCGAGCAGCTGGGAGTGGTGGCGCGATGATCCTGGTCCTGGTCGAGACCGACGCGAGCGGCGCGGTCGAGGTGTCCCGCGAGACGCTGTCCTTCGCCCGCGACCTGTCCGCGTCGGGCGGCGGCGTACCCGTCGACGCGGTGGTCGTGGGCGAGCCGGCGTGCCCGGCGGGGGAGCTCGCGACCCAGCTGGCGGCGTACGGCGTGCGCGACGTGCACCACGCCACCGGCGACGCGTTCGGCTCCTACGGCGGCGCCGCCTGGGCGAGCGCCGTGCAGTCGGTGCGCGAGACCGCCGGCTCCGTGGTGGTGACCGCGGCGGGGACGCCCCGGGGGATGGAGGTGCTGGCCCACCTGGCCGCCCGCCTCGGCGTGGCGATGGCCGCCAACGTGGTGGCCTTCGACGGCCTGGCGCCGTTCACGGTGACCCGGCAGGTCGTCGGCGGCGCCGCGCTCGAGGACATGGTCCTGGGCGAGCGGCCGGCGATCTTCACCGTCGCCGGGCATGCCGTCGAGGCGACGCCCGCAGCGAATCCGGGGGAGGGCCGCGTCGTCACGACGACGCCGGAGGTGGCGCCCGCCGACCTGGTGGCGCGCGTCGTGTCGGCCGAGCCCGCGCAGGAGGACCTCTCCGGCGGCCTGAAGTCGGCCCGCGTGGTGGTCGGCGCCGGTCGCGGCGCGGGCAGTGCCGACGGCTTCGGCGACCTGCTCGAGCTGGTCGACCTGCTCGACGGCGCGCTCGGTGTCTCGCGGGTGGTCACCAGC contains:
- a CDS encoding electron transfer flavoprotein subunit alpha/FixB family protein — encoded protein: MILVLVETDASGAVEVSRETLSFARDLSASGGGVPVDAVVVGEPACPAGELATQLAAYGVRDVHHATGDAFGSYGGAAWASAVQSVRETAGSVVVTAAGTPRGMEVLAHLAARLGVAMAANVVAFDGLAPFTVTRQVVGGAALEDMVLGERPAIFTVAGHAVEATPAANPGEGRVVTTTPEVAPADLVARVVSAEPAQEDLSGGLKSARVVVGAGRGAGSADGFGDLLELVDLLDGALGVSRVVTSLGWRPHHEQVGQTGSRISPDLYVACGISGAIQHWAGCASAKTIVAINTDPDAPMVAKAHYAVIGDLHEIVPAINEEIRRRRSA
- a CDS encoding electron transfer flavoprotein subunit beta/FixA family protein; this encodes MSEALDVLVCVKRVVDSTGEVVLTDDEQSVDGRYAGFTLSNHEECAVELAVQIATATGGSASVLTLGEPEAVDQLRSALAVGCTAATHVEADPGGFGPADVAREIAAVIRDHEAAGRPHDLVLLGNDAADTGDFQVGIRLAYELGRPVVNGAATIAVEDGHVVAGVKGPEGRETYRVPLPAVVTVLEGGVEPRYPTVPGRMKAKKVEIERRAPSTQPVGPNRRRLRLPPPQPSEVQVLGKGADAAAAVVDLFEQLGVVAR
- a CDS encoding GcvT family protein, with translation MATVPTSAGVVVIGAGIVGNSLVHHLARLGWRDIVQIDKGALPNPGGSTGHASNFIFPVDHSREITDLTLDSVRQYQEMGVFTQSGGFEIARTEERMEELRRRMSSAKAWGIESELVSPEFVKEKVPFIETDQFIGAFWTPSVGVVDSLRAGTIMREAALATGELTVVPTVEVIGMDTEEGADGHRRIVRVRTDGGDIETTHVVIAAGVWSPKLGDMAGISIPLTPAVHQMISVGPCPQLAEREGEISFPIIRDMDTFCYERQHGADMEVGSYAHRAILHEPEDIPSIEQSKLSPTELPFTSEDFDPQLEQAYELMPELLGAEGAEMRYAINGLLSLTCDGAPILGESEVKGLWTAAAVWIKEGPGVGRAVAEWMTQGWSEIDVHHSDIARFHTHQMRREHTRLRTTESFIKTYGIVHPAEQYESDRDQRLAPMHDAQVKLGAFFFETAGWERPHWYESNAPLLEVYGDAVMPREHEWDARWWSPIINAEHLRMREAAGVVDLSAFAVFDITGPGALDTVQRTCVAQCDVAVGKVIYTPVLNAHGGFLSDLTVMRLGEDRFRVVTGGAHGMADRKTFSDQITDPATTLADVTDQVSTIGLWGPRARDILASLTGDDVSDEGFGFLTCRDITAAGVPVLASRISYVGELGWELYVAMDDAARLWDALLEAGQPHGAVPVGIGVYGTTGRIEKGYRAYGYELDSERTIVEAGMQRPKVKAADFVGKAAYLAQRDQAPAAVLCTMTVDDHTSASGIKRYMLGGEPILTRDGGALTDGHGHHPYVTSAGSAPSLGKHVLLAYLPPDQAVLGNQLAVSYMEELYPVTVASVDATALLDPGNERIR